TGACGGTGACGACGCTTGGCGAGGTGCGGGCGGAGCAGGCGGACATGCGCACGCTGGTCATCATCGGCGCCTCGCACACGCGGTTCGTGGCACGGGCGGATGGCGGGCGCTGGGTTTACACGCCCCGGCATTATCGGGGGTGAGGATGGGCGGAGGTCGCTGGGCGGACACACTTGCCCCCACCCCGACCCTCCCCCGCTGGGCGGGGGAGGGAGATTGGCGCCTGTTCAAAAGCGCGACGGCAGTCCCCTCCCCCGCCCAGCGGGGGAGGGTTAGGGTGGGGGCAAAGGTTGAGGGGACAAAAGCCTCAGCCCATCCCCTCCAGCCACCCCACTGCCGCATCCACGTCGTGCAGTGCCGCCACGCCGTTGCCGGCCGGCCGCTCCACCATCACCACCGGCAGGCCCAACTCCCGCGCGGCTTGCAGCTTGGCGTCAGTCGCCCGTCCGCCGCTGTTCTTGCTCACCACCACCTCAATCCGCTCTCCGCGCATCAGCGCCAGTTCGCCCTCCACGGTGAACGGCCCACGGTCGAGGATCAGGCTCATGCGCGGCAGGGCCGGCATCGGCTCCGGCGGATCGACGGCACGGATCAGGTAGCGCTTGTCGGGCATCGCCTCGAAGGCCGCGACCTCCTGCCGGCCAATGGTCAGGAACACGGTGTCGCCCAGATCGCGCAAGGCCTGCGCAGCGCCATCCATGTCCGGCACGCCGATCCAGCGGTCGCCCGGCCCCGCCATCCAGGCCGGCCGGGTCAGCACACGCAGAGGCACACCGACCCGCGTGCAGGCCGCGGCGGCATTGGCGGAGATCTGGTCCGCAAAGGAATGCGTCGCGTCGATCACCGCCCCGATGCCTTCGGCGCGCAGGTAATTGGCCAAACCCTCCACCCCGCCGAAGCCGCCGATGCGGGTCGGCAGCGGCGGCAGCACCGGGTTTTTCGTCCGGCCGGCCAGCGACACGCGGGCGTCGATGCGCGGATGGCCGGCCAGCCGCTTGGCCAACGCCGTCGCCTCCGTCGTGCCGCCCAGGATCAGCACCTTGACCATCAGCGCCTTGACCATCTCCCCCTCCCCACCCGTCAGGATCGGCGCCATGGATAGCATGGGAACCGCCCGCTGGCTCAGCATCGTCGGCATCGGAGAGGATGGCTGGGACGGTTTGTCGCCCGCCGCCCGCGCGGCGGTGGAAAGCGCGGCCATCCTTTATGGCGGCAGCCGCCACCTGGATCTCGTGCCGGTCGTTGCAGGACAGGAACGGTTGCCCTGGCCCTCGCCGATGACCGACGCCTTCCCCGGCCTGATTGCGCGGCGTGGGCAGCGGGTCTGTGTGCTGGCGAGCGGCGATCCCTCCTGGTACGGGGTGGGCGCCACGCTGTCGCGGCTCGTTCCGGCTGCGGAAACGACGGTGATTTCGTCCGCCTCCGCCTTCAGCCTCGCCGCCTCCCGCCTCGGCTGGCCCTTGCAGGACTGCCGCTGCCTGACCGTCCATGGCCGTCCGCTGGAACAGGTTGTTCCGCATCTGCAACCGAACGCCAGGCTGCTGCTTCTTTCCTGGGACGGAACGACTCCGGCCAAGCTCGCCGCCCTGCTGCGCGCCCGTGGTTTCGGCGCCTCGCGCCTGACGGTGCTGGAGGCGATGGGCGGCCCGCGCGAGAGCCGGCTGGAGGCCACCGCCGATGCCTGGAGCGCAGAGCGGGTCGCCGACCTCAACACCATCGCGCTGGACTGCGTCGCCGCCCCCGGCGCCCGTGTCCTGCCGCTGGCCCCCGGCCTGCCCGACGACTGGTTCGAGCATGACGGCCAGATCACCAAGCGCGAGGTGCGCACCGTCACCCTGTCCTTCCTGGCGCCGCGCCGGGGGGAGTTGCTGTGGGATGTCGGTGCCGGGTCGGGCTCTATCGGCATCGAATGGATGCTGAGCGACCCCGCCAACCGCGCCATCGCCGTCGAACACCACCCGGAGCGCTTCGCCCGCATCCTCGCCAACGCCGCCAACCTCGGCGTTCCGGGCCTGCAACTGGCGCGGGGCAAGGCTCCGGCGGCGCTGGACGGTCTGGAGCGGCCGGACGCCATCTTCATCGGCGGCGGGCTGACCGCAGATGGCGTGCTGGCGGCCTGCTGGAACGCCCTGCCTCCCGGCGGCCGGATCGCCGCCAACGCGGTGACTCTGGAAAGCGAAGCGGTGCTGATCGACGCGCACAAACGGCTGGGAGGCGAACTGACCCAGATTTCGGTGGCCCGCGCCTCGGCGGTCGGCGGCTTCCGCGGCTGGCGGGCGGCCATGCCTGTCACGCTGTGGCGGGCCGAAAAGCCTTATACCGAAAAGCCGTATGCGGAGGGCACATGGACTGCCTGACGTCGGATGCCCTGCTGTTCGGCCCGGTCTTCGTCGGGCTGGGTTGCCGCCGCGGCTGCGGCTGGGAGGAGATCGCCGGTCTGGTCGCCGCCGCCTTCGACGAAGCGGCCCTGCCCGATGCCGCGCGCCAGTTGGCTGCATTGGCCGCCCCGGCGATGAAGGCCGACGAGGGCGGATTGGCGGAAGCCGCCCGCGCGCTCGGCCTGCCGCTGCGCTTCATCGATGAGGATGCGATGCTGGCCGCGCAGGACCGCGTCCACACCCGCTCCGCCACCGTGCTGGCCGCCGTCGGGCTGGCGTCGGTCGCCGAGGCCGCCGCCCTGGCTGCCGCCGGGCCGGGTTCGCGCCTGCTGCTGCCGCGCCGCTCCACCCCCCGCGCCACCGTGGCGCTCGCCTTGCCTGCCGTCGCCCTATTGGAGACCCGTTCATGACCGTCCATTTCATTGGTGCCGGACCGGGCGCTCCCGACCTGCTGACCCTGCGCGGCCGCGACCTGATCGCGCGCTGCCCGGTCTGCCTCTATGCCGGATCGCTGGTCCCGAAGGAGATCATCGCCCACGCCCCCGCCGATGCGCGGATCATCGACACCGCTCCGCTGACGCTGGAGGAGATCGTCGGCGAGTTCCAGGCCGCCCACGCCGCCGGTCAGGACGTGGCGCGGCTGCATTCCGGCGACCTGTCGGTCTACAGCGCGCTGGGCGAGCAGACCCGCGCGCTGCGGGAACTGGGCATCCCCTATACCATCACCCCCGGCGTGCCGGCCTTCGCCGCCGCGTCGGCCGCGCTGGGGCGGGAGCTGACCCTGCCGGAGGTCAGCCAGACACTGATCCTGACCCGCACCGAGGGGCGCGCCTCGGCCATGCCGGCCAACGAGACGCTGGAGGTGCTGGGCGCGTCGGGCGCCACGCTGGCGATCCACCTGTCGATCCACGTCATCGACCGGGTGGTGGAGCGGCTGACCCCGCTCTACGGCGCCGATTGCCCGGCCGCGGTGGTCTACCGCGCGACATGGCCGGACGAGCGGGTGCTGCGCGGCACGCTGGCCGACATCGCGGCGCAGGTCGCGGCCTCACCGATGGAACGCACCGCGCTGATCCTGGTCGGCCCGGCGCTGGGCCATGAGGAGTTCCGTTGCAGCGCGCTGTATGACGGCAGCCATGTGCGCCGTTACCGGGGGCTGGGGGAGTGAGGTTTCTCTTCCCCGCGTACGATCACCCTCTCCCGCCCCGGGAGAGGGGGGGGACCCGCCGCATCCGCGGCGGGGAGGGTGAGGGGGCCTCCAAAAATTCCGAACCGCATGGCTCCGTGCCTAACCCCTCACCCTTCCCAAGCTTCGCTTGGGCCCCTTCCCTCTCCCGGGGCGGGAGAGGGAGCACACCCCACGATGCGCCCCTGGCGGTCGGTGACCAGCACCTCGACCGCGACCGGCGCATCCTCCAGCACATCCTGCGCGGCGCGGCGGGCCAGCTCGGCCACATGATCGGCCAGCGGCAGGCCGGCGGCATCCGCCAAGCCCAGCACCTGCGCCGCCGTGTTGGCGCCGCGCGCCTGCGCGATCAGGTCCGGCTCGGCGCCGAGATCCGCCAAGCGATCGGCCAGCCACTCGAAGTCGACACTGTTGCGTTTGCTGTGCAAATCCATCAGCCCGCGCGCCAGCTTGCCGAACTTGGCGAAGCCGCCGCACAGGGTCAGGCGCGGGATGGGGTGTCGGCGCAGGTACTTCAGCGTGCCGCCGACGAAGTCGCCCATGTCGATCAGCGCCTGTTCGGACAGGCCGTAGCGCGCGACCACCGCCTTTTCCGACAGATCGCCGGTGCAGGCCGCGACATGGGTCAGCCCGGCGGCCCGCGCCACGTCGACGCCGCGCTGGATCGAGGCGATCCAGGCTGCACAGGAATAGGGCACGACGATCCCCGTCGTCCCCAGGATCGACAGCCCGCCGAGAATGCCGAGCCGCCCGTTCATGGTGCGCTTGGCGAGCTGTTCCCCATTTTCCACCCCGACCTCGACCACCACGTCAGCCGGCTGGCCGGCATCGGCCGCCGCCTCTCCCACCGCCTGCGCGATCATGCGGCGCGGCACCGGGTTGATCGCCGGCTCGCCGACGGCCAGCGGCAGGCCGGGCAGGGTCACGATGCCGACGCCGGCGCCGGCGCGGAATGTCACGCCGCTGCCGGACGCACCGCGCCACACCCGCGCCCGAACCAGCGCGCCATGGGTCACGTCGGGATCGTCGCCGGCATCCTTGACCACGCCGGCCATGGTCCAGGGTCCGTCCGGCCCCTCCCCCTGCTCCGTCACCGCCAGGGCGAAGGCCGGAGTCTGGCCGCCAGGCAGGGTCACGGTCACCGGATCGGGGAACTCCCCGCCGAACAGAGCCTCTGCCGCCGCCCGCGCCGCGGCGGTGGCGCAGGTTCCCGTCGTCCAGCCGCGGCGCAAGGGTGTAGCATGCTCCGGCATGCCGTCGCCGCCCTCGGGCCCACCCGCGGCCCCGCCATCCGTCTTTCCGCTTTCCAGCCCCGAGTCCGCGTTCATGTCGTTTGAGTCGTCCATTCCCGAAAGCGTCCTGGTCCCCTTTGCCCCCGGCAGCGTCTGGCTGGCCGGGTCCGGCCCCGGCGACCCCGGCCTGCTCACCCTGCTGGCCCTGCAAGGTCTAAGGCAAGCCGACGTCATCGTCCATGACGCGCTGGTCGGCGAACGGATCATGGCGCTCGCCAGCCCGTCGGCAAGGCTGGAGTTCGCCGGAAAGCGCGGCGGCCGCCCCTCCGCCCACCAGGACGACATCACCAACCGCCTGATCGAGCTGGCGAAGGAGGGTCACCGCGTCCTCCGCCTGAAGGGCGGCGACCCCTTCGTCTTCGGCCGCGGCGGCGAGGAGGCGCAGGCGCTGGCGGCGGAGGGCATCCCCTTCCGCATCGTGCCGGGCATCACCTCCGGCATTGCCGGCCCGGCCTATGCCGGCATCCCGGCGACCCATCGCGACACCAACCAGGCGGTGATCCTGGCGACCGGCCATTCGCTGGGCGGCGGTCCGGACTGGCGAGCGCTGGCCGCCACCAAGGCGCCGCTGATCCTCTATATGGGCTGGAAGGCGCTGCCGACCATCGCGGCGGAGCTGATGGCCGGCGGCCTGTCCGCCGACACTCCCGTCGGCGTGGTGACGGAGGCGACGACCGCCAACCAGAAAAGCCTCGTCACATCCCTCGGCAGCTGCGTCGCCGATCTGGCGGCCAGCGACCTGGAGCCGCCGGCCATCATCGTGATCGGCGAGGTGGTGCGGCTGCGCCCGGCGCTGGAATGGCTTCCCACCCAAACGGCGCTGCAAAATGCCAGGGGGCAGAATGACTGACGGCCTGATCATCGCCGCCCCGGCCTCGGGCACCGGCAAGACGACGCTGACGCTGGGCCTGCTGGCGGCGCTCCGCGCCCGCGGCGTCGCGGTCGGGGCGGTGAAGTCGGGGCCGGACTATATCGACCCGGCCTTCCACCGCGCCGCCACCGGCCGGCCGAGCGTGAACCTCGACACCTGGGCGATGGGGCCGGACCTGCTGGACGGGCTGGCCGCCCGCGCCGCCGAGGGCGCCGACCTGCTGGTCTGCGAGGCGCTGATGGGCCTGTTCGACGGCGTCGCCGGGGTCGGCGCCACCGGCACCGGATCGACGGGGGAGATCGCGGCACGCACCGGCTGGCCGGTCCTGCTGGTGGTGAACGCCAAGGGCCAGTCGCAGTCGGCCGCAGCCCTGGTCAAGGGCTTCGCCACCTACCGCGACGACGTGACCATCGGCGGCGTCGTGCTGAACAATGTCGGCAGCCCCCGCCACACCGCGCTGGCCGGCAACGCCATCGAGGCGCTGGGCATCCCCCTGCTGGGCGCCCTGCCCCGTGCACCCGACCTCAGCCTGCCCGAGCGTCATCTCGGCCTCGTCCAGGCCGACGAGACGGAGGGGCTGGCTGGCCGGCTGGCGGCGTTGGGCCGCTTCGTCGCCGAGCATGTCGATCTCGACCGCGTCGTCGCGCTGGCCAAGCCGTCACGGGCCGGACGCGGCAGCGACGACCCCGCCCTGCCGCCGCTGGGGCAGCGGGTCGCCATCGCGCGGGATGCCGCCTTCACCTTCGTCTACCCGCACCTGACCGCCGGCTGGCAGGCCGCGGGAGCGGAGTTGCGCTTCTTCTCCCCGCTGGCGGACGAGGCGCCGCCGGAGGATGCGGACGCCGTCTATCTGCCCGGCGGCTATCCGGAACTTCATGCCGGCCGCCTCGCCGCCAACCACATCTTCCGCGACGGCCTGCGTGCGGCGGCGGAGCGGGTGCCGGTCTTTGGCGAGTGCGGCGGCTACATGGTGATGGGGGAGACGCTGGAGGATGCCGACGGCGTCACCCACCCGATGACCGGGCTGCTGGGGGTGCGCACCTCGTTCGCCAAGCGGCGGCTGCATCTGGGCTATCGCCGGGCGTCCCTGCTGGCCGACGGACCGTTGGGTGCGGCAGGAACTCCGCTGATGGGGCACGAGTTCCACTATGCCTCGACGCTGTCGCGCGGTGACGATGCGCCGCTGCTGCATGCGACGGCGGCGGATGGCGGCGACCTTGGGCCGCTGGGCAGCCGGCGCGGGCTGGCGCTGGGGTCTTTCGTCCACCTGATCGCGCGGGGGTGACGTTGGAAGAGGATTTCACCCCGGCGGAGCGCGACGCGCTGTACAAGGCGATCTTCTCCCGCCGCGACGTGCGTGGGCAGTTCCGGCCCGACCCGGTGCCCGACGAGGTTCTGAACCGCGTCCTGCTGGCCGCCCATCACGCGCCGTCGGTCGGTTTCATGCAGCCGTGGAACTTCATCGTCATCACCGACCCGGCCGTGAAATCGCGCATCCACGCCGACTTCGCCCGCGCCACCGAAGAAGCGGCGGCGATGTTCGAGGGCGAACGCCGCAGCCTCTACAGCCGCCTGAAACTGGAGGGCATCCGCGAGGCGCCGGTGAATCTCTGCATCACCTGCGACCGCGAGCGCTCCGGCCCGGTGGTGCTGGGCCGCACCCACATGCCGGCGATGGACCTCTACAGCTGCGTCTGCGCCGTGCAGAACCTGTGGCTGGCGGCAAGAGCGGAAGGGCTGGGGGTCGGCTGGGTCAGCATCCTGCACGAGGATGCGCTGAAGGCGGCGCTCGGCATCCCGGAACGGATCGTGCCGATCGCCTATCTCTGCATCGGCCACGTCACCCATTTCGAAGCGACGCCGGAACTGGAAACCAAAGGCTGGCGCAAGCGCCTGCCGCTGGAGGATCTGGTGTTCAGGGACCGGTGGGAGGAAACCATACCCTCTCCCCCCGGGGAGAGGGTTAGGGTGAGGGGGTCGCGCGGCAGCCCTTCCCAAAAATCCTGAAATGCATCCCCCTCACCCCGGCCTTCTCCCCGCTTTCGGCGGACCGGAGGTCCGCCTGTCGCGTCAGCGCAAACTTCGTTTGCGCGTGAGCGGGGGGGAGAGGGAGATGACGCGCGCCAAAAACGCATCCTCCGGCCCGGCGGCCACCACCGGCCTTGCCGCCATCAGCAATTGCAGCAGCGCCGTGTGCAGGTCCGTGCAGGCGGACAGATCCACCCGCGGCGCGGCGGTCGCCTCCAGCCATTCGGCGAGCGGCAGGGCGTCCTCCACCGTGCAGGCGGCCTCGAAACGGGCGAGGTCGGCGTCATAGCGGATCGGCATCACAACAGCTCCCGCAAATCGAGCACCAGGATCAGCCGGCCGTCGCCCAGCACCGCCGTGCCGGCATAGCCGCGCAAGCCGCGCAATACCCCGGTCATCGGGCGCAGCACCACGTCGGCGCGCTCGCCGACATCGTCCACCGCCACCGCGACCGGCCCGTCGCCCAGTTCGGCCAGCACCACGCAAACCGTTTCGCGCACCCGTTCGTCGTCGGGCTGGGCCAGCAGGCGGCGCAGGCGGACCAGCGGCACCACCCGGTCGCGCAGCACGACGCTTTCCGCCCGCTTCACCGAGCGGATCTCGGCCCGCGGCACCCGCTGGACGCCGCCGACCAGCGCCACCGGGATGCCGTAGAGCGATCCCGCCGCCTCCACCACCACGACGCGGGTGATGCTGAGCGTCAGCGGCAGCGACAACCGCACCCGCGTGCCGCTGCCGGGGGTGGACGCGATCTCCACCCGGCCGCCGGCGCGTTCCACCGCCGCCCGCACCGCATCCATGCCGACGCCGCGGCCGGACAGGTCGGACACGCTGCCGGCGGTGCTGAAGCCGGGGGCGAAGACCAGCCGCACCGCGTCGGCGTCGTTCAGCGCCGCCGCGGCGTTCGGCTCAAGCAGTCCCTTGGCGACGGCGGCGCGACGCATCGCCGCCGGGTCGATGCCGGTGCCGTCGTCCGACACCTCCACCACCACACCGCCCTTGTCCTGGAAGGCGCGGACCCGCAGCGTGCCGGCCGGCGGCTTGCCGGATGCAGCCCGCTGTTCCGGCGTCTCGATGCCGTGGTCCAGCGCGTTGCGCACCAGATGCAGCAACGGCTCGCCCAGCACGTCGAGGATGTCCTTGTCGGCCTCGGTCTCCGCGCCTTCCAGCACCAGCTCGACCGTCTTGTCCAGCCGGCGGGCGGTGTCGCGCACCAGCCGGGGCAGCGGATCGAACACGCGCGCCAGCGGCAGCAGCCGAAGCCGCAGCGCCGCATGGCGCAGGTCGCCGACCAGACTGTCCAGCCGGGCGGAAAAGCTCTTCAGGTCGCGGGCCATCTCGCCGTCCCCGGCGCGGCGGACCAGCGGTCCCAATTGCCCCTTCACCACCGACAGCTCGCCG
The nucleotide sequence above comes from Azospirillum sp. TSA2s. Encoded proteins:
- a CDS encoding cobalt-precorrin-6A reductase, producing MVKVLILGGTTEATALAKRLAGHPRIDARVSLAGRTKNPVLPPLPTRIGGFGGVEGLANYLRAEGIGAVIDATHSFADQISANAAAACTRVGVPLRVLTRPAWMAGPGDRWIGVPDMDGAAQALRDLGDTVFLTIGRQEVAAFEAMPDKRYLIRAVDPPEPMPALPRMSLILDRGPFTVEGELALMRGERIEVVVSKNSGGRATDAKLQAARELGLPVVMVERPAGNGVAALHDVDAAVGWLEGMG
- the cbiE gene encoding precorrin-6y C5,15-methyltransferase (decarboxylating) subunit CbiE, whose amino-acid sequence is MGTARWLSIVGIGEDGWDGLSPAARAAVESAAILYGGSRHLDLVPVVAGQERLPWPSPMTDAFPGLIARRGQRVCVLASGDPSWYGVGATLSRLVPAAETTVISSASAFSLAASRLGWPLQDCRCLTVHGRPLEQVVPHLQPNARLLLLSWDGTTPAKLAALLRARGFGASRLTVLEAMGGPRESRLEATADAWSAERVADLNTIALDCVAAPGARVLPLAPGLPDDWFEHDGQITKREVRTVTLSFLAPRRGELLWDVGAGSGSIGIEWMLSDPANRAIAVEHHPERFARILANAANLGVPGLQLARGKAPAALDGLERPDAIFIGGGLTADGVLAACWNALPPGGRIAANAVTLESEAVLIDAHKRLGGELTQISVARASAVGGFRGWRAAMPVTLWRAEKPYTEKPYAEGTWTA
- a CDS encoding cobalamin biosynthesis protein, with protein sequence MDCLTSDALLFGPVFVGLGCRRGCGWEEIAGLVAAAFDEAALPDAARQLAALAAPAMKADEGGLAEAARALGLPLRFIDEDAMLAAQDRVHTRSATVLAAVGLASVAEAAALAAAGPGSRLLLPRRSTPRATVALALPAVALLETRS
- the cobM gene encoding precorrin-4 C(11)-methyltransferase → MTVHFIGAGPGAPDLLTLRGRDLIARCPVCLYAGSLVPKEIIAHAPADARIIDTAPLTLEEIVGEFQAAHAAGQDVARLHSGDLSVYSALGEQTRALRELGIPYTITPGVPAFAAASAALGRELTLPEVSQTLILTRTEGRASAMPANETLEVLGASGATLAIHLSIHVIDRVVERLTPLYGADCPAAVVYRATWPDERVLRGTLADIAAQVAASPMERTALILVGPALGHEEFRCSALYDGSHVRRYRGLGE
- a CDS encoding cobalt-precorrin-5B (C(1))-methyltransferase, which gives rise to MPEHATPLRRGWTTGTCATAAARAAAEALFGGEFPDPVTVTLPGGQTPAFALAVTEQGEGPDGPWTMAGVVKDAGDDPDVTHGALVRARVWRGASGSGVTFRAGAGVGIVTLPGLPLAVGEPAINPVPRRMIAQAVGEAAADAGQPADVVVEVGVENGEQLAKRTMNGRLGILGGLSILGTTGIVVPYSCAAWIASIQRGVDVARAAGLTHVAACTGDLSEKAVVARYGLSEQALIDMGDFVGGTLKYLRRHPIPRLTLCGGFAKFGKLARGLMDLHSKRNSVDFEWLADRLADLGAEPDLIAQARGANTAAQVLGLADAAGLPLADHVAELARRAAQDVLEDAPVAVEVLVTDRQGRIVGCAPSPAPGEGRGPSEAWEG
- the cobA gene encoding uroporphyrinogen-III C-methyltransferase, translating into MSFESSIPESVLVPFAPGSVWLAGSGPGDPGLLTLLALQGLRQADVIVHDALVGERIMALASPSARLEFAGKRGGRPSAHQDDITNRLIELAKEGHRVLRLKGGDPFVFGRGGEEAQALAAEGIPFRIVPGITSGIAGPAYAGIPATHRDTNQAVILATGHSLGGGPDWRALAATKAPLILYMGWKALPTIAAELMAGGLSADTPVGVVTEATTANQKSLVTSLGSCVADLAASDLEPPAIIVIGEVVRLRPALEWLPTQTALQNARGQND
- a CDS encoding cobyrinate a,c-diamide synthase; this translates as MTDGLIIAAPASGTGKTTLTLGLLAALRARGVAVGAVKSGPDYIDPAFHRAATGRPSVNLDTWAMGPDLLDGLAARAAEGADLLVCEALMGLFDGVAGVGATGTGSTGEIAARTGWPVLLVVNAKGQSQSAAALVKGFATYRDDVTIGGVVLNNVGSPRHTALAGNAIEALGIPLLGALPRAPDLSLPERHLGLVQADETEGLAGRLAALGRFVAEHVDLDRVVALAKPSRAGRGSDDPALPPLGQRVAIARDAAFTFVYPHLTAGWQAAGAELRFFSPLADEAPPEDADAVYLPGGYPELHAGRLAANHIFRDGLRAAAERVPVFGECGGYMVMGETLEDADGVTHPMTGLLGVRTSFAKRRLHLGYRRASLLADGPLGAAGTPLMGHEFHYASTLSRGDDAPLLHATAADGGDLGPLGSRRGLALGSFVHLIARG
- the bluB gene encoding 5,6-dimethylbenzimidazole synthase → MEEDFTPAERDALYKAIFSRRDVRGQFRPDPVPDEVLNRVLLAAHHAPSVGFMQPWNFIVITDPAVKSRIHADFARATEEAAAMFEGERRSLYSRLKLEGIREAPVNLCITCDRERSGPVVLGRTHMPAMDLYSCVCAVQNLWLAARAEGLGVGWVSILHEDALKAALGIPERIVPIAYLCIGHVTHFEATPELETKGWRKRLPLEDLVFRDRWEETIPSPPGERVRVRGSRGSPSQKS